Genomic DNA from Cucurbita pepo subsp. pepo cultivar mu-cu-16 chromosome LG13, ASM280686v2, whole genome shotgun sequence:
ATGAGCCGTCCATCGCCTGTGTACTGCCGTTTCATTACCCATGGTATGTGGGAAGCCAGATTCTCAGTGCGAACCAATAACGGGATTGGTGGGGGATAGTTTTTCTGATCTTTTCTCCCCATCCACGACGTTTTGATGTCCCTCTTGCTATTTCCTCCCTCGGGGAAGCTCGCCAGGGGAGTTGTGTCGACTGCCGTGTCGTGGTCTTTTAAATCGACACAACTCTCCACGCCTATGTAATCATCGCTGTTGATATCGCTAGGGACAAGGGAGGATACCTTATTGCTCTGCATAGTGAATTGTTCAGATGGgggatttcaaattttcaatcaacagagagagagagagagagagaggaggggGAGGAGTGATGGAAGGAATGGGGATGTGTtgtgaagaagtggagaaatgggggtatatatatatagtaacaAAGGAAGGGCTCTCCGGTTTATATGAAGAAACGGATcgcttgaaattttttaaatgcgAGCCCAAAAGAGGGGGGGAGTGAGTGAAATAAGTTGAAAAGCATAGTAAAAATGCAATAAACAGGAATTTGAGGATTTTTGGTACTCAGGACACTTCGAAAGAGAGTTGAGGCTAGTTTTTCAACATTTGGAAGCGTACGTGGGCTACAAAATTGCACCACGTATTTGCTTCAATGTCGCACAAACAATACAACTCACGCCCGCGCGCAATTCACAACGCCTTATGCTTGccattaattttgaagtacCAAATTTCCAACTGCAACCTGAAATTCATCCTCCATTGAAGGAGATCTAGACGACGGGGAAGTTGAACTTTAAATTCCTAGTTTTGTCTTGTCCAAaggataataaaaaaagattttaagcGAATGattctttatttgaaaaagaagttGATCGCAGAAAAAAAGCGAAGCGAGATGAATAAAAAGGGGAGACATCTGTCGCCAAAGGAAGAAGATACTCGAAATTCAACACGAAGCAGTGGATCCGTTaggatttttcttcttttttaatcttttcgAATCTGTATGATGATTATCCGATTAGGTAGTCGAAGTCTAAGGAGTTAATCGCGGGATGAATAGATATTATGCAGAAATCTTGAATGAATCGAAAGGGAGAGTGGAATTCGAAACAAGTTCGTGTGTGGACAGAGTGATATCTcaaaaacaattgaaaagaaagttaGAAGGCAAGGAAAAACTTACACGACGGCGAGGATGGAAGGTGGAAGTCATCGGCGGCAATGGAGAGCTTCCAGAACTCCGAAACGGCCTTTGATCTCCGCCTCTTCTTCAACATCGCTCTCTCTATATATCTCAGGGTGAATTTGAGTGAAAGATAAAATGGCGACGTTTCTTCCGCGG
This window encodes:
- the LOC111809117 gene encoding uncharacterized protein LOC111809117, with product MTSTFHPRRRSNKVSSLVPSDINSDDYIGVESCVDLKDHDTAVDTTPLASFPEGGNSKRDIKTSWMGRKDQKNYPPPIPLLVRTENLASHIPWVMKRQYTGDGRLILTEEKVKHHEFFRAHRSDGRLMLQLVTMDDQDLDEEDDEEVEEESTEAGGSEGGKWCKYENVRDRDAAFMFGVEVSAGSLRSVRG